A region from the Altererythrobacter sp. H2 genome encodes:
- a CDS encoding hybrid sensor histidine kinase/response regulator has product MIGQETEPRAALPLAVVGAALLLTAALLWWMSESAVVALAYAGALAVVGAAAAMAARFMPAHQGEAPAQPDWSVTVQAIEQEGVAMAITDRANRLVCANAAYQSWFGIGHAPPNLPLDRASLEALARAAREAWRDGTGKAERLESNTGKGVWRARAARAGRGEDHLVWRFEALVEENLPETVGGWLTGLFGALLSRSGIEAALVMPDGMIRAVTPGFAERAAGDAAATLAGQEFVTQLRTDDRDRIFFAREGRRGAPQTLLQVPLNRPDEKRGAPADESPSLMLLVDSGVGLGGWDGGAQAGTPQLESLLGALPLGLAMTDRDGRFLFANPPFLRAAGAEGRSLPQYPSDLVVREDKSALADAVRRYGKGAAASGDVAVRLRSNPEEPVSLGIAGVRGLGEAAVLLSLVDSSEETRLKRQVAQATKMQAVGQLAGGVAHDFNNVLTAILGYCDLMLLRHTPGDSDYDDIQQIRANSNRAASLTRQLLAFSRQQTLRPQVLQLPDVVSEVTQLLKRLLGEKIEFRVRHDRALGPVRADPQQLEQVIVNLAVNARDAIQSRKDGKGRVTLSTRRVSSADVRKLASDILPADDYTVLVVQDNGGGIPPEVLGKIFEPFFSTKEQGKGGSMGGTGLGLSTVYGIIKQSGGFIFADNVAGQGGTAEGARFTIYFPVHRGAMPAAPARPAERPASEWAGGGRILLVEDEDMVRAVAERALTRAGFSVTTAPDGEEGLAAVAGGGSFDLVVSDVVMPGMDGPAMAKAIRKLHPAMPILFMSGYAEEQLRDEIDMENMHFLAKPFNVQQIGDTVAMVMAGGRK; this is encoded by the coding sequence ATGATCGGGCAGGAGACGGAGCCGCGCGCTGCCCTGCCGCTGGCCGTGGTCGGTGCCGCGCTGTTGCTGACGGCGGCGCTGCTGTGGTGGATGAGCGAGAGCGCCGTGGTCGCCCTGGCCTATGCCGGGGCGCTGGCGGTAGTGGGCGCAGCCGCCGCCATGGCGGCGCGGTTCATGCCTGCGCATCAGGGCGAAGCCCCGGCCCAGCCGGACTGGTCGGTGACCGTGCAGGCGATCGAGCAGGAAGGCGTCGCGATGGCGATTACCGACCGCGCAAACCGGCTGGTTTGCGCCAATGCCGCCTATCAGAGCTGGTTCGGGATCGGCCATGCGCCGCCCAACCTGCCGCTGGACCGCGCTTCCCTCGAAGCCCTGGCCCGCGCCGCGCGGGAAGCCTGGCGTGACGGCACTGGCAAGGCGGAGCGGCTGGAAAGCAACACCGGCAAAGGCGTGTGGCGCGCCCGCGCCGCCCGCGCCGGACGGGGCGAGGACCACCTGGTCTGGCGGTTCGAGGCGCTGGTGGAAGAGAACCTTCCCGAAACCGTCGGAGGCTGGCTGACCGGGCTGTTCGGCGCGCTGCTCTCGCGCTCCGGGATCGAGGCTGCACTGGTCATGCCCGACGGCATGATCCGCGCCGTAACCCCCGGTTTCGCCGAACGGGCGGCCGGCGATGCAGCAGCCACTCTGGCCGGGCAGGAGTTCGTCACCCAGTTGCGGACCGACGATCGGGACCGGATCTTCTTTGCCCGCGAGGGGCGCCGCGGTGCGCCGCAGACCTTGCTGCAGGTTCCGCTCAACCGGCCGGACGAAAAACGGGGCGCGCCCGCTGATGAATCCCCTTCGCTGATGCTGCTGGTTGACAGCGGTGTCGGCCTCGGCGGCTGGGACGGGGGGGCGCAGGCCGGGACGCCGCAGCTTGAATCGCTGCTCGGTGCTCTGCCGCTGGGCCTCGCCATGACTGACCGTGACGGCCGCTTCCTGTTCGCCAACCCGCCCTTCCTGCGCGCGGCGGGGGCGGAAGGGCGCAGCCTGCCGCAATACCCGTCGGATCTGGTGGTGCGTGAAGACAAGAGCGCGCTGGCCGATGCCGTGCGGCGCTATGGCAAGGGCGCGGCGGCGAGTGGCGATGTGGCGGTGCGGCTGCGGAGCAACCCGGAAGAACCGGTCTCGCTCGGCATTGCCGGGGTGCGCGGGCTGGGCGAGGCGGCCGTGCTGCTCAGCCTGGTTGATTCAAGCGAGGAGACCCGGCTCAAGCGGCAGGTCGCCCAGGCCACCAAGATGCAGGCGGTCGGCCAGCTGGCAGGCGGGGTCGCGCACGATTTCAACAACGTGCTGACGGCCATCCTGGGCTATTGCGATCTCATGCTTCTGCGCCACACGCCGGGGGACAGCGATTATGACGACATCCAGCAGATCCGCGCCAACAGCAACCGCGCGGCCAGCCTGACCCGGCAATTGCTGGCTTTCAGCCGCCAGCAGACCCTGCGGCCGCAAGTGCTGCAACTGCCCGACGTGGTCAGCGAAGTGACCCAGTTGCTCAAGCGGCTGCTCGGCGAGAAGATCGAGTTCCGCGTGCGGCACGATCGCGCGCTCGGCCCGGTCCGGGCGGACCCGCAGCAACTGGAACAGGTGATCGTCAACCTGGCGGTCAACGCGCGCGATGCGATCCAGTCCCGCAAGGATGGCAAGGGCCGGGTGACGCTCTCCACCCGCCGGGTCAGTTCAGCCGATGTGCGCAAGCTGGCGAGCGATATCCTGCCGGCTGACGATTACACCGTGCTGGTGGTGCAGGATAACGGCGGCGGCATCCCCCCTGAAGTGCTGGGCAAGATCTTCGAGCCGTTCTTTTCCACCAAGGAACAGGGCAAGGGCGGCTCCATGGGCGGCACCGGGCTGGGCCTTTCGACTGTCTATGGCATCATCAAGCAATCGGGCGGCTTCATCTTTGCCGACAATGTGGCGGGTCAGGGCGGCACGGCCGAAGGCGCGCGCTTCACGATCTATTTCCCGGTCCATCGCGGGGCCATGCCGGCGGCCCCGGCCAGGCCGGCAGAACGCCCCGCTTCGGAATGGGCGGGCGGCGGCCGCATCCTGCTGGTGGAAGACGAGGATATGGTCCGCGCCGTGGCCGAACGGGCGCTGACCCGGGCGGGCTTCAGTGTGACCACGGCCCCGGATGGCGAGGAAGGCCTGGCGGCGGTGGCGGGCGGCGGTTCGTTCGATCTGGTGGTGTCGGATGTCGTCATGCCCGGAATGGACGGGCCGGCCATGGCCAAGGCCATCCGCAAGCTCCATCCGGCCATGCCGATCCTGTTCATGTCAGGCTATGCCGAAGAGCAGCTGCGGGACGAGATCGATATGGAAAACATGCATTTCCTGGCCAAACCGTTCAACGTGCAGCAGATTGGTGACACCGTGGCCATGGTCATGGCCGGCGGGAGGAAATGA